One [Clostridium] saccharolyticum WM1 DNA segment encodes these proteins:
- a CDS encoding FtsW/RodA/SpoVE family cell cycle protein gives MFFDYNFKYFNYRLVLYMLSLSVIGILVVASASNQDSGTVTKQMIGVMVGFALAIGLSIIDYHKLIKLYALDYAACIILLGAVLVMGHTAGGATRWINLPGIGRIQPSEFVKIGLIVFFSWYWNKYQERMNTPIMIGLAALLAAIPIGLILAEPNLSTSLVVIIIILCMVFSAGISYRWIGGVLAVAIPAGALFIFLLTKGMIPFIHDYQARRILAWIYPHAEQYAENLYQQKNSIMAISSGQLQGKGLFNTTIASVKDGNFLSAGETDFIFAIIGEEMGFRGSVIVIVLIGLVVFECLYLASKSKDMSGKLICTGMAALIGFQAFANIAVATQIFPNTGLPLPFISSGVSSLISIFMGMGLVLNVGLQRKIGN, from the coding sequence ATGTTTTTTGACTACAATTTTAAATATTTTAATTACCGGTTAGTTTTGTACATGCTGTCACTGTCTGTTATTGGGATTCTTGTGGTGGCAAGCGCCTCCAACCAGGATTCCGGCACTGTGACAAAACAGATGATCGGCGTAATGGTGGGATTTGCCCTGGCTATCGGGCTTTCCATCATAGACTATCATAAACTTATTAAGCTATATGCTCTGGATTACGCAGCCTGCATAATTTTGCTGGGTGCCGTACTTGTCATGGGACATACAGCCGGAGGGGCCACCAGGTGGATCAACCTTCCAGGTATTGGACGGATACAGCCGTCCGAATTTGTGAAAATCGGATTAATCGTGTTCTTTTCCTGGTATTGGAACAAATACCAGGAAAGGATGAACACGCCGATTATGATCGGCTTGGCCGCCTTGCTTGCGGCCATTCCCATTGGTCTGATTTTAGCGGAACCAAATCTGTCTACCAGCCTTGTGGTTATCATTATTATCCTGTGCATGGTGTTTTCCGCAGGAATCAGTTATCGATGGATAGGCGGCGTCCTTGCTGTGGCAATACCGGCAGGAGCGCTTTTCATATTTTTGCTGACAAAAGGGATGATCCCTTTTATTCATGATTATCAGGCACGGCGTATCCTTGCATGGATTTATCCTCATGCAGAGCAATATGCAGAAAATCTGTACCAGCAAAAAAATTCAATTATGGCAATCAGTTCCGGACAGCTACAAGGAAAGGGACTTTTTAATACAACCATTGCATCGGTGAAAGATGGAAATTTCTTATCAGCCGGGGAAACCGACTTTATTTTTGCCATCATCGGCGAAGAGATGGGATTTCGAGGCAGCGTTATCGTCATTGTTCTTATAGGTTTGGTTGTATTTGAATGTCTTTATTTGGCATCCAAATCCAAGGATATGTCAGGAAAACTGATTTGTACCGGCATGGCAGCTCTGATCGGCTTCCAGGCCTTTGCCAATATCGCCGTGGCAACACAGATATTTCCCAATACAGGCCTTCCTCTCCCCTTTATCAGTTCGGGAGTCAGTTCGCTCATCAGTATCTTTATGGGTATGGGGCTGGTTCTGAATGTTGGTCTGCAGCGCAAAATCGGTAATTAA
- the minD gene encoding septum site-determining protein MinD: MSEIIVITSGKGGVGKTTTSANVGTGLAILGKKVVLIDTDIGLRNLDVVMGLENRIVYNLVDVVEGNCRMKQALIKDKRYPNLFLLPSAQTRDKTAVTPGQMVKLVEDLREDFDYILLDCPAGIEQGFQNAIAGADRAIVVTTPEVSAIRDADRIIGLLEAADMGTIELIVNRIRADMVKRGDMMSLDDVMDILAVDIIGAVPDDEDIVISSNQGEPLVGMGTPAGQAYMDICRRITGENVPLHNPAVREGLFFKLSHLLKRA; encoded by the coding sequence ATGAGCGAAATCATCGTAATCACTTCTGGAAAAGGCGGGGTAGGCAAAACGACAACCTCTGCTAATGTTGGTACCGGACTTGCAATTCTGGGTAAAAAAGTAGTCTTGATTGATACGGATATCGGACTTCGGAACCTGGATGTTGTTATGGGTCTGGAAAACCGCATTGTCTACAACTTAGTAGACGTGGTAGAAGGTAACTGCCGTATGAAGCAGGCCCTGATAAAAGACAAAAGATACCCCAACTTATTTTTGCTTCCCTCGGCCCAAACCAGGGACAAGACAGCAGTCACCCCAGGACAGATGGTGAAGCTGGTGGAGGATTTAAGAGAAGACTTTGATTATATCCTGCTGGATTGTCCGGCAGGCATTGAACAGGGCTTTCAAAACGCCATTGCAGGCGCTGACAGAGCCATTGTTGTTACCACTCCGGAGGTTTCCGCCATCCGGGATGCAGACCGGATCATCGGGCTTTTAGAGGCCGCTGACATGGGAACCATCGAACTCATCGTAAACCGGATCCGGGCGGATATGGTGAAAAGAGGAGACATGATGTCTCTTGATGACGTCATGGACATTCTTGCCGTTGATATTATCGGTGCCGTGCCGGATGACGAGGATATCGTCATTTCCTCAAACCAGGGAGAACCCCTTGTTGGTATGGGAACTCCGGCCGGACAGGCCTATATGGATATCTGCAGGCGGATTACCGGGGAAAACGTGCCTCTTCATAATCCGGCCGTTCGTGAAGGCCTGTTTTTTAAACTCTCCCATCTCTTAAAGAGAGCATAG
- a CDS encoding D-alanyl-D-alanine carboxypeptidase family protein: protein MKKRVFIKSGCIALCAVFLTGCAGFKGLDNPYVFSERTALYQSSAVSGKSEPFAHDLCIVSEDTSSKDGAVTAEAAAVFDLTDKKVLFAKNPFERLYPASITKTMTALIALKYGNLTDEVTVTGDAVITEAGASLCGIKPGDKLTMEQLLYGLMLPSGNDAGAAIATHIAGGIDQFSQMMNEEAGKIGATGTHFLNPHGLNDENHYTTAYDLYLIFNEALKYPEFRKIIATTEYTTTYQDGAGSPVNATWKGTNWYMTGERQMPEGLTVLGGKTGTTKAAGSCLIMGSSDSSQREYVTVVLKAPNHAGLYDNMTNILNKIVE from the coding sequence GTGAAGAAAAGAGTTTTTATCAAATCAGGCTGTATTGCATTATGTGCCGTATTTCTTACAGGCTGCGCCGGTTTCAAGGGCCTAGATAATCCTTATGTGTTTTCGGAAAGGACAGCCCTTTACCAGTCCAGTGCAGTATCAGGCAAGTCGGAACCCTTTGCTCATGATCTCTGTATCGTGTCAGAGGATACTTCCAGCAAGGATGGTGCAGTCACTGCTGAAGCTGCCGCTGTCTTTGACCTGACAGATAAAAAAGTCCTGTTTGCAAAGAATCCTTTTGAGCGGCTTTATCCTGCCAGCATCACTAAAACCATGACGGCTCTTATTGCCTTGAAATACGGAAACCTAACCGATGAGGTTACGGTAACCGGAGATGCCGTCATTACAGAAGCCGGTGCCAGTTTATGCGGAATAAAGCCAGGAGACAAGCTTACCATGGAACAGCTTCTATATGGTCTCATGCTTCCCTCCGGTAATGATGCCGGAGCTGCCATAGCAACCCATATAGCCGGAGGAATCGACCAGTTTTCCCAGATGATGAACGAGGAGGCTGGTAAGATCGGTGCAACAGGCACTCATTTCCTCAATCCCCACGGATTGAATGATGAAAATCACTACACCACGGCATATGACCTGTATCTGATTTTTAACGAGGCTTTGAAATATCCTGAATTTCGCAAGATCATAGCCACAACGGAGTACACCACCACCTATCAGGATGGAGCGGGAAGCCCGGTCAATGCAACCTGGAAAGGTACCAACTGGTACATGACAGGTGAACGCCAGATGCCGGAGGGTCTTACTGTTCTGGGCGGAAAAACAGGCACAACAAAGGCAGCCGGAAGCTGTCTGATCATGGGAAGCTCGGATTCCTCTCAGCGGGAGTATGTTACCGTAGTTTTAAAAGCACCTAACCATGCAGGCCTCTACGATAATATGACAAATATATTGAATAAAATTGTGGAATAG
- the mgsA gene encoding methylglyoxal synthase, protein MNIGLVAHDSKKKLMQNFCIAYRGILSKHMLYATGTTGRLIEEVTNLNVHKYLAGHLGGEQQLGSQIEHNEIDLVIFLRDPLTPKSHEPDIVNIMSTCDMHNIPLATNLATAELLIKSLDRGDLEWREMYK, encoded by the coding sequence ATGAATATAGGATTAGTTGCACATGATTCAAAGAAAAAACTTATGCAGAATTTCTGCATTGCTTACAGGGGAATTTTAAGTAAACACATGTTATATGCGACAGGAACTACCGGACGCTTGATTGAAGAAGTCACAAACTTAAATGTTCACAAGTATCTTGCCGGGCATCTGGGAGGAGAACAGCAGTTGGGATCCCAGATCGAACACAATGAGATCGATTTGGTTATCTTTTTAAGGGATCCCCTTACTCCCAAGTCTCACGAACCGGATATTGTAAATATTATGAGCACCTGTGATATGCACAACATTCCTCTTGCGACCAATCTTGCTACCGCAGAGCTACTGATTAAGTCTCTGGACCGCGGCGACTTGGAATGGCGCGAGATGTATAAATAA
- the minE gene encoding cell division topological specificity factor MinE has product MSLFPVFGKKNSGEIARNRLKLLLVADKADCSPEIMQMIKDDMVRVVSRYMDIDSDRIEIQMKKLKQPDCERFIPVLYANIPIRDVPDKGIY; this is encoded by the coding sequence ATGAGCCTGTTTCCTGTATTCGGTAAGAAGAATTCAGGAGAAATTGCAAGAAATCGTCTGAAACTTTTGCTGGTTGCGGACAAGGCAGACTGTTCTCCTGAGATCATGCAGATGATAAAAGACGATATGGTCCGTGTCGTTTCAAGATACATGGATATAGATTCCGACAGAATAGAGATACAGATGAAAAAACTGAAACAGCCGGATTGCGAACGATTTATACCGGTGCTTTATGCTAACATACCCATTCGCGATGTGCCTGATAAGGGGATATACTGA